A genome region from Nicotiana tabacum cultivar K326 chromosome 13, ASM71507v2, whole genome shotgun sequence includes the following:
- the LOC107787417 gene encoding uncharacterized protein LOC107787417 isoform X1 has product MEDQIVEWRIVEHTSLEEEEEEEEEEEQEEEEEEEEEEDNDYDYEGELKESKMRWIVNKGLWLGKKVMITGIVVSSAPVVLPPLIVISALGFAFSVPFGLAFVGYTCTEKLMNKLLPRSEPPLLLEYGEMYGDEEEYDEHLGGKGAGFGGEMVMEDEEKKEMEDAKEGVEMRIRLVMDESRGYEDKDFGRAEEEREINVDEGGKEEGYEEDVGEYLEGVNEGAMKEINLETERGKEEENWEFDEKIKRTEGLDLVAREARGENEGEKDVTLTPGLPERNLVEVYVGDAAKEDNRSLENSEVVEKPMERKDEKVDSLVREIQGTKSETGPVVISEEKESIEVTKKPNISKSSKKHHKKKKGNEGENAAILEKGEGLSNKQQEDSDAKMIEIKGEVRDEVKVKQDEKHLPVKRETKEGRDEVNQSGVSKKAKKAAETEKASPGRRDERTGKDVGQAANSTKDHKAVSNGKHVAKDASRSVESKDKPVAAEDAQRKADGVHGNLPSERKGTTDQKKNGNASGVAHVPGRAGILDAKHTKEFFSEEIIWEKINAMRTIVGYGAAPQPLLVDELKALYIFTGVEPPSTFRNTSELAEVNDKLQFLMSIVGIK; this is encoded by the exons ATGGAAGATCAAATTGTGGAGTGGAGAATAGTGGAGCATACTTCtttagaggaagaagaagaagaagaagaagaagaagaacaagaagaagaagaagaagaagaagaggaggaggacaatgattatgattatgaggggGAACTGAAAGAGAGTAAGATGAGATGGATTGTGAACAAAGGATTGTGGTTAGGGAAGAAGGttatgatcacaggtattgttgtCTCTTCTGCACCAGTGGTTCTTCCTCCACTTATTGTTATTTCTGCACTTGGGTTTGCTTTTTCGGTCCCTTTTGGTCTTGCTTTTGTTGGTTATACTTGTACTGAGAAGCTTATGAACAAGTTGCTTCCAAGGTCAGAGCCACCTCTATTATTGGAATATGGGGAAATGTATGGCGATGAAGAGGAATATGATGAACATTTAGGAGGAAAAGGTGCTGGTTTTGGTGGAGAAATGGTGATGGAAGatgaggaaaagaaagaaatggaGGATGCAAAAGAAGGAGTTGAAATGAGGATTCGATTGGTGATGGACGAGAGCCGGGGATATGAAGATAAAGACTTTGGAAGAGCTGAGGAAGAAAGAGAGATCAATGTAGACGAGGGTGGCAAAGAGGAAGGATATGAAGAAGATGTGGGTGAATACTTGGAAGGAGTGAATGAGGGAGCAATGAAGGAGATAAATTTGGAAACGGAACgagggaaagaagaagaaaactggGAATTTGATGAGAAAATTAAGAGAACTGAGGGTTTGGATTTGGTGGCCAGAGAAGCCAGGGGAGAAAATGAGGGTGAAAAAGATGTTACTTTAACACCAGGTTTGCCAGAGAGGAATTTGGTTGAGGTATATGTAGGTGATGCAGCGAAGGAAGATAACCGCAGCTTAGAGAATTCAGAAGTAGTAGAGAAGCCAATGGAACGCAAAGATGAGAAAGTAGATAGTCTTGTGAGAGAGATTCAAGGAACAAAAAGTGAAACAGGGCCTGTGGTTATTTCAGAAGAAAAGGAGAGTATAGAAGTAACAAAGAAACCAAACATCAGCAAAAGCTCAAAGAAACACcacaaaaagaagaaaggaaatgaagGGGAAAATGCTGCAATATTAGAGAAAGGGGAGGGGTTAAGCAACAAGCAGCAGGAAGATAGTGATGCGAAAATGATAGAAATAAAAGGAGAGGTGAGGGATGAAGTCAAGGTGAAGCAAGACGAGAAGCATTTACCAGTGAAACGGGAGACGAAAGAAGGAAGAGACGAGGTCAATCAAAGTGGTGTTTCCAAAAAGGCCAAGAAAGCTGCTGAGACGGAAAAAGCATCTCCTGGAAGAAGAGATGAGAGAACTGGCAAGGATGTTGGGCAAGCTGCGAATTCAACTAAGGATCATAAAGCAGTATCCAATGGCAAGCATGTTGCTAAAGATGCTTCTCGTTCAGTGGAAAGCAAGGATAAGCCGGTGGCTGCAGAAGACGCTCAAAGGAAGGCAGACGGTGTCCATGGGAACCTTCCATCTGAAAGAAAAGGGACCACTGatcaaaagaaaaatgggaaTGCGAGTGGTGTTGCTCATGTTCCTGGAAGAGCAGGGATTCTTGACGCCAAACACACCAAG GAGTTCTTCAGTGAGGAGATAATATGGGAGAAGATAAATGCAATGAGAACAATCGTTGGATACGGAGCCGCACCTCAACCTTTGTTGGTAGATGAACTAAAGGCTTTATACATCTTTACTGGAGTGGAGCCACCATCTACGTTCAGGAACACATCCGAATTGGCAGAAGTGAATGACAAGCTTCAGTTTCTTATGTCGATTGTGGGAATAAAGTAA
- the LOC107787417 gene encoding uncharacterized protein LOC107787417 isoform X2 — protein sequence MEDQIVEWRIVEHTSLEEEEEEEEEEEQEEEEEEEEEEDNDYDYEGELKESKMRWIVNKGLWLGKKVMITGIVVSSAPVVLPPLIVISALGFAFSVPFGLAFVGYTCTEKLMNKLLPRSEPPLLLEYGEMYGDEEEYDEHLGGKGAGFGGEMVMEDEEKKEMEDAKEGVEMRIRLVMDESRGYEDKDFGRAEEEREINVDEGGKEEGYEEDVGEYLEGVNEGAMKEINLETERGKEEENWEFDEKIKRTEGLDLVAREARGENEGEKDVTLTPGLPERNLVEVYVGDAAKEDNRSLENSEVVEKPMERKDEKVDSLVREIQGTKSETGPVVISEEKESIEVTKKPNISKSSKKHHKKKKGNEGENAAILEKGEGLSNKQQEDSDAKMIEIKGEVRDEVKVKQDEKHLPVKRETKEGRDEVNQSGVSKKAKKAAETEKASPGRRDERTGKDVGQAANSTKDHKAVSNGKHVAKDASRSVESKDKPVAAEDAQRKADGVHGNLPSERKGTTDQKKNGNASGVAHVPGRAGILDAKHTK from the exons ATGGAAGATCAAATTGTGGAGTGGAGAATAGTGGAGCATACTTCtttagaggaagaagaagaagaagaagaagaagaagaacaagaagaagaagaagaagaagaagaggaggaggacaatgattatgattatgaggggGAACTGAAAGAGAGTAAGATGAGATGGATTGTGAACAAAGGATTGTGGTTAGGGAAGAAGGttatgatcacaggtattgttgtCTCTTCTGCACCAGTGGTTCTTCCTCCACTTATTGTTATTTCTGCACTTGGGTTTGCTTTTTCGGTCCCTTTTGGTCTTGCTTTTGTTGGTTATACTTGTACTGAGAAGCTTATGAACAAGTTGCTTCCAAGGTCAGAGCCACCTCTATTATTGGAATATGGGGAAATGTATGGCGATGAAGAGGAATATGATGAACATTTAGGAGGAAAAGGTGCTGGTTTTGGTGGAGAAATGGTGATGGAAGatgaggaaaagaaagaaatggaGGATGCAAAAGAAGGAGTTGAAATGAGGATTCGATTGGTGATGGACGAGAGCCGGGGATATGAAGATAAAGACTTTGGAAGAGCTGAGGAAGAAAGAGAGATCAATGTAGACGAGGGTGGCAAAGAGGAAGGATATGAAGAAGATGTGGGTGAATACTTGGAAGGAGTGAATGAGGGAGCAATGAAGGAGATAAATTTGGAAACGGAACgagggaaagaagaagaaaactggGAATTTGATGAGAAAATTAAGAGAACTGAGGGTTTGGATTTGGTGGCCAGAGAAGCCAGGGGAGAAAATGAGGGTGAAAAAGATGTTACTTTAACACCAGGTTTGCCAGAGAGGAATTTGGTTGAGGTATATGTAGGTGATGCAGCGAAGGAAGATAACCGCAGCTTAGAGAATTCAGAAGTAGTAGAGAAGCCAATGGAACGCAAAGATGAGAAAGTAGATAGTCTTGTGAGAGAGATTCAAGGAACAAAAAGTGAAACAGGGCCTGTGGTTATTTCAGAAGAAAAGGAGAGTATAGAAGTAACAAAGAAACCAAACATCAGCAAAAGCTCAAAGAAACACcacaaaaagaagaaaggaaatgaagGGGAAAATGCTGCAATATTAGAGAAAGGGGAGGGGTTAAGCAACAAGCAGCAGGAAGATAGTGATGCGAAAATGATAGAAATAAAAGGAGAGGTGAGGGATGAAGTCAAGGTGAAGCAAGACGAGAAGCATTTACCAGTGAAACGGGAGACGAAAGAAGGAAGAGACGAGGTCAATCAAAGTGGTGTTTCCAAAAAGGCCAAGAAAGCTGCTGAGACGGAAAAAGCATCTCCTGGAAGAAGAGATGAGAGAACTGGCAAGGATGTTGGGCAAGCTGCGAATTCAACTAAGGATCATAAAGCAGTATCCAATGGCAAGCATGTTGCTAAAGATGCTTCTCGTTCAGTGGAAAGCAAGGATAAGCCGGTGGCTGCAGAAGACGCTCAAAGGAAGGCAGACGGTGTCCATGGGAACCTTCCATCTGAAAGAAAAGGGACCACTGatcaaaagaaaaatgggaaTGCGAGTGGTGTTGCTCATGTTCCTGGAAGAGCAGGGATTCTTGACGCCAAACACACCAAG TGA
- the LOC107787416 gene encoding uncharacterized protein LOC107787416 → MEYQFRIFPWTIGFNPVEETSRAFVWISFLSLPPILFAKKSLMFIASAAGKPIAIDKATQEKSRPSTARVKVELDLLGNLPQHLKVQLVDEKTGKIIEHVPKFVYDNLPRYCTFCKHQGHDEDDCRSIVGNHDVKSQEDAERICTGIEKYRGDARQLLDAKNLQKDASGKGLASIEKSNVVGQGSDATKDKHTSADSGIVTVPVTTALARVSQDLRATNAHVVHGVSTRDKEAKGVEEKTTKVAHQLEKEQGLTNFKHMPDAFDARAELAEKHSRFIATVMHDEMQEMEGVYALDYVTGTGDNKVLEQAKNSPKSSTDQAISGHASEVQINICEMREAGKQTSHGEVKLNEVDVMSAEKNFKHHNQVTKGAEALETGERVKKTCCY, encoded by the coding sequence ATGGAATATCAGTTTAGAATATTTCCTTGGACAATAGGATTTAACCCTGTAGAAGAGACGTCAAGAGCTTTTGTTTGGATATCGTTTCTGAGTCTGCCGCCTATTCTTTTTGCAAAGAAATCTCTGATGTTTATTGCCTCAGCAGCGGGTAAACCTATTGCAATTGATAAAGCAACACAAGAGAAATCCAGACCGAGCACAGCTAGGGTGAAAGTCGAGCTTGATTTATTGGGAAATCTGCCGCAACACTTGAAGGTTCAATTAGTGGATGAAAAAACTGGAAAGATTATTGAGCATGTACCGAAATTTGTATATGATAATTTGCCTCGATACTGCACGTTTTGTAAGCATCAAGGTCATGACGAGGATGATTGTCGATCAATTGTAGGGAACCATGATGTTAAATCACAAGAAGATGCTGAAAGAATTTGCACAGGTATTGAAAAATATCGAGGTGATGCGAGACAACTGTTGGATGCTAAAAATTTACAAAAGGATGCTTCTGGAAAAGGACTGGCATCAATAGAAAAATCTAATGTTGTTGGTCAAGGCTCAGATGCAACTAAAGACAAACATACATCAGCTGATTCTGGCATTGTTACAGTTCCAGTTACGACAGCTCTTGCGAGAGTTTCTCAGGATTTGAGGGCTACTAATGCTCATGTTGTTCATGGAGTTTCAACGAGGGATAAGGAAGCTAAAGGTGTTGAGGAAAAAACTACTAAAGTTGCGCATCAACTTGAGAAGGAACAGGGGCTGACTAACTTTAAACATATGCCTGATGCATTTGATGCACGTGCAGAACTAGCTGAAAAACATTCACGTTTTATAGCTACTGTTATGCATGATGAGATGCAAGAAATGGAAGGAGTTTATGCTTTGGATTATGTGACTGGTACAGGTGATAACAAAGTGCTTGAACAAGCTAAGAACTCTCCAAAATCTTCAACTGATCAGGCCATTTCTGGGCACGCTAGTGAAGTGCAAATTAATATTTGTGAAATGCGTGAAGCTGGAAAACAGACATCTCATGGTGAGGTGAAGTTGAATGAGGTTGATGTTATGAGTGCTGAAAAAAATTTTAAACATCATAACCAGGTTACTAAGGGAGCAGAAGCTTTAGAAACAGGGGAACGAGTTAAAAAAACCTGCTGCTATTGA